The genomic DNA TCCTCATAATCATATATTTTGTCTTTTTCTATTATTTCAGCTAATTTAGTTTCCAGTTCCCTGTTATACTTTTCTACATCCATATCCTCTGAAAGACACAAGTATGATAATTTCTCTCCGCAGTTAAGAACCATTCCCGCAGCATCGTATAATCCTTTTGCCATTGTACCGTGACTTACCAATAACATATACTTCATATCTCACCTCGGTTAATAAATTTCTTTATCGGCTGTTTTACCTGCCTTGTCTAATCCTAATACTACCGGTGTAGATTTATATCCAACACCCATTCTGTCTATTCCCATATCAATCAGTTCCAAAAAGTATTCCCTTGTTCTTATTCCTCCTGAACCTTTTACTTTGCATCTTCCTTTGGCAGTATCCATCATAGCTTTAATAACCTCTACAGTTGCTCCTTCATTTTTTCCGCCTGTAAAAAATCCTGTTGAAGTTTTTACAAAGTCAGCCCCTGCTGCTATTGCTGCTTCTGTTGCTTTTTTTACTTCGTCTATTGTTAATGCATCTGTTTCAAATATTACTTTCAAAGCAATATTATATTTTTTACATACTTCATTTACTGCTCTGATGTCTTCCTCTACTTCTTTCCACATTCCGCTTTTTATCCAGCCGTAATTCGCTACTATATCCAGTTCAAAAATTCCTTTTTTACAGCATTCCTCTGCCTGAATAGCCTTAGATTCTGTCGCAGATGTCCCAAAAGGAAAATCACATACCGCACAGACCTTTGTAGCAGTTCCTTTTGTCATTTCATTTGCAATATCAATAGAAGCGGGATTTATACATACTGTTTTACACTTATAATCTATCCCTTCCTGAATGTACTTTCTTATTTCTTCCTGAGTAAATTCCGGCTTTAACACTGACTGATCAATGTATGCCCCTAATTCTTCCAAATTCATTTCACTGGCTTTTTTTATTGGTTTCATATCTTTTTTATAATATCCCTTCACTTTTCCGGATATTATGTCTCCTCTCATATTTTTTTCTTTCAAAATACTTCAAAAGTTTCACACTATGATTTTAAGCTTAAACGTTGTTTTTTTTCTTAGTACCTCCTTTCACTTAATGTAAGTATACAATATTTTTCTTCCAAAATCAAGCATATTATTTCAAATTATTCCAAAAAATATGTTTTTAAATTTCAAATACTCTCAAAAAACTTTATTATATAAACAAAAACAGCTCTTAGTTATTGAAAACAAGAGCTGTTTATTTTTTTCAAATTCTTTCATTAATTACTGCATATTATAATATTATCTAATTTTTCTGCATTTTTAGGATAACTGTCTATAAAAACTGCATCAAATTCATTTAAAGATGTAAATTTATAAAAACCTTTAAAATCTAATTTTGTTTTATCAATTAAGAGGTATTTTGACAGTGAGCTTTCTATGGCAGCCTGCTTCACCATTGCACTTTCAGTATCAATAGTATATGCGGTATTTTCTGCTGTATCAACTCCTGTACAGCCTATAAACGAATAATCAAAGCTGAATTTTTTCATATATTCCATAGCTATCGTCCCTACATTCATCTTATAATTAGTTACATATTTGCCGCCTACTACTACGATTTCAGCCTTTATATTCTCCAGATTATGTATATTCAGCATATTATGGGTAACTATTTTTATATCTTTATTGCAGAGATAATCAAACATGTACATAAGGCTTGTTCCTCCGTCTATAAATACACAGTCACCGTCCTTTATCAGTTTGGAAGCTTCAAAGCATACTTTTTTCTTGGAAGCTCTGTTTATAACAGATTTTTCATTCATGCTCAGCTCTACAGTATCCAGCCTTCTTGATTTTGCCCTGATTGCCCCGCCGTGAATCCTGTGCAAAAATCCCTGTTTTTCCAGCTCTTCAAAATCTCTTCTGACTGTAGATTCTGATGTTTCCAGTTCCAGTGTTATATCTTTCAGATTTAGTATCTTTTTCTCTTCCAGTCTTTTTCTTATATGGATTAATCTTTCCGATGCCAGCATTTTTTCCTCTCCCCGTTTACTGTATTTATCCGTCAACAGTAACTTTTACTCCTGTTTCCGATGCCATTTCTTTCACTTTTTTCCAAAAACTCTCTTCTCTGTATAAGTCTTTTGGAACGGAATATATCATCCCGAGGCTTTTGTACTTTCCTTCGCCCAGATTGTGATACTTTAATATATCAATCTGTTTTACAGCACTGCCAAGCTCTTTTATGAAGGATATTCTCTTTTTTATATCTTCTATA from Sebaldella termitidis ATCC 33386 includes the following:
- the deoC gene encoding deoxyribose-phosphate aldolase; amino-acid sequence: MKPIKKASEMNLEELGAYIDQSVLKPEFTQEEIRKYIQEGIDYKCKTVCINPASIDIANEMTKGTATKVCAVCDFPFGTSATESKAIQAEECCKKGIFELDIVANYGWIKSGMWKEVEEDIRAVNEVCKKYNIALKVIFETDALTIDEVKKATEAAIAAGADFVKTSTGFFTGGKNEGATVEVIKAMMDTAKGRCKVKGSGGIRTREYFLELIDMGIDRMGVGYKSTPVVLGLDKAGKTADKEIY
- a CDS encoding DeoR/GlpR family DNA-binding transcription regulator encodes the protein MLASERLIHIRKRLEEKKILNLKDITLELETSESTVRRDFEELEKQGFLHRIHGGAIRAKSRRLDTVELSMNEKSVINRASKKKVCFEASKLIKDGDCVFIDGGTSLMYMFDYLCNKDIKIVTHNMLNIHNLENIKAEIVVVGGKYVTNYKMNVGTIAMEYMKKFSFDYSFIGCTGVDTAENTAYTIDTESAMVKQAAIESSLSKYLLIDKTKLDFKGFYKFTSLNEFDAVFIDSYPKNAEKLDNIIICSN